The following are encoded together in the Candidatus Hinthialibacter antarcticus genome:
- a CDS encoding PQQ-binding-like beta-propeller repeat protein: protein MLNSKFCLMAFTLLLIAHTAPAADNWPDWRGPTCDGHSSATGLPLTWSETENVVWKTAIHDEGHSSPVVWGDQVWFTTANKRGATLYAVCVDLKTGKIIYDIPVFEPEKPQRINGNNTYATPSPVIEEGRVYVHFGTFGTACIDAKTGDVLWKRTDLNCEHMQGPGSSPFIYKDLLVLHLEGTDVQFITALNKKTGDSVWRYDRPRDLYESMKTLAYRKSYQTPILVEVDGETQLISNGALMVTGHKPDTGEVIWQVLYGEDNSIGRVVSGFGLYFVNCGGPPNQSQLWAVRHGGKGDVTDSHVAWKMTKDVPLESSPVLVDDLLYTVSDGGVLICTQAETGGEVWQEKLSGRYGASPLYVDGRIYFSNKEGKTTVIEPGRAFHALAENQLDGELWSSPAVSGKSLILRTKTHLYRIEKK from the coding sequence ATGTTGAACAGCAAATTTTGCTTGATGGCTTTCACCCTTCTTTTAATTGCCCATACGGCGCCGGCCGCCGACAATTGGCCCGACTGGCGCGGCCCCACTTGCGACGGTCATTCCAGCGCGACCGGCTTACCGCTGACCTGGTCAGAAACAGAGAACGTCGTTTGGAAAACGGCCATCCATGACGAAGGCCATTCATCGCCTGTCGTTTGGGGCGACCAAGTCTGGTTCACCACCGCCAATAAAAGAGGCGCGACGCTATACGCCGTTTGCGTTGATCTCAAGACGGGAAAAATCATTTACGACATCCCCGTCTTTGAACCCGAAAAACCCCAGCGCATCAACGGCAACAACACCTATGCAACGCCGTCGCCCGTTATTGAAGAAGGCCGCGTCTATGTTCATTTCGGCACATTCGGCACAGCCTGCATCGACGCCAAAACCGGCGATGTTTTATGGAAGCGCACCGACCTCAATTGCGAACACATGCAAGGCCCGGGGTCGTCACCGTTTATATACAAAGACCTGCTGGTTCTCCATCTTGAGGGAACCGACGTTCAATTCATCACCGCGCTCAACAAAAAGACGGGCGATTCGGTTTGGCGATATGATCGGCCCAGAGACTTATACGAAAGCATGAAAACCCTCGCCTACCGCAAATCATATCAAACGCCCATCCTGGTTGAGGTCGATGGAGAAACCCAACTCATCAGCAACGGCGCCCTGATGGTCACTGGACACAAACCCGATACCGGCGAGGTCATCTGGCAAGTGCTTTATGGGGAAGACAACTCCATCGGGCGCGTGGTCAGCGGGTTCGGCCTCTACTTTGTGAACTGCGGCGGCCCGCCGAACCAGTCGCAACTGTGGGCGGTGCGTCATGGCGGCAAGGGAGACGTGACCGATTCGCATGTCGCCTGGAAGATGACCAAAGACGTCCCGTTAGAAAGTTCGCCCGTGCTTGTCGACGACTTGCTCTACACCGTTAGCGACGGCGGCGTGTTGATTTGTACGCAAGCGGAAACCGGCGGGGAAGTGTGGCAAGAAAAATTGAGCGGTCGGTATGGCGCTTCGCCGCTGTATGTTGACGGCCGGATTTATTTCTCTAACAAAGAGGGAAAAACCACTGTGATTGAACCGGGGCGGGCGTTTCATGCGTTGGCGGAAAACCAACTCGACGGCGAACTGTGGTCATCCCCCGCCGTCTCGGGGAAATCGCTCATCCTGCGCACGAAAACCCACTTATACCGCATTGAGAAGAAATAG
- the leuC gene encoding 3-isopropylmalate dehydratase large subunit, which translates to MAKNIYEKIWEAHAVYEEEGKESILYIDRHYIHEVTSPQAFEGLRLTNRKVRRPELTFATMDHNIPTTDRTVPIQDPLSKKQVEVLEKNCAETGIACFKMGDRRNGIVHIIGPELGLTQPGMTIVCGDSHTSTHGAFGALAHGIGTSEVEHVLATQTLLQKKSKTMEVRVNGTLPPGVTAKDVILAIIGKIGTAGGTGYVIEFTGDVIRSLSMEGRMTVCNMTIEAGARAGLISPDEKTCAFLKGREYLPKDKSHDELAAAWKAWASDEGCTYDTLVELNAADIEPQITWGTSPGMVTDVNGTTPVLGKIDNENQRMTTKKALEYMGLAEGLPMSEVKINKMFLGSCTNGRIEDLREAARFTKGYKKATNIDLALVVPGSQAVKDQAEAEGLDKVFIDAGFEWREPGCSMCLAMNDDVLDPGDRCASTSNRNFEGRQGKGGRTHLVSPAMAVAAAIEGHFVDIRNWEFK; encoded by the coding sequence ATGGCGAAGAACATCTATGAAAAAATCTGGGAAGCCCACGCCGTCTATGAAGAGGAAGGCAAAGAATCCATCCTCTATATTGACCGGCATTACATTCACGAAGTCACGTCTCCACAGGCGTTCGAAGGCTTGCGGCTCACAAACCGCAAGGTTCGCCGCCCCGAGCTAACCTTCGCGACCATGGACCATAACATTCCGACCACCGACCGCACGGTGCCGATTCAAGACCCGCTCTCGAAAAAACAAGTCGAAGTGTTAGAGAAGAACTGCGCCGAGACCGGAATCGCCTGCTTCAAAATGGGCGACCGCCGCAACGGCATCGTCCACATCATCGGGCCGGAACTGGGCCTGACCCAACCCGGCATGACCATTGTGTGCGGCGACTCTCACACCTCGACCCACGGCGCCTTCGGCGCATTGGCGCACGGCATCGGCACCAGCGAAGTCGAACACGTGCTTGCCACCCAGACGCTGTTGCAAAAAAAATCCAAGACGATGGAAGTGCGCGTCAATGGAACCTTGCCCCCCGGCGTCACCGCCAAAGACGTGATTCTCGCCATCATCGGCAAGATCGGCACGGCGGGCGGCACCGGCTACGTCATCGAATTCACCGGCGACGTGATCCGCAGCCTGTCGATGGAAGGCCGTATGACCGTCTGCAACATGACCATCGAAGCGGGCGCGCGCGCGGGCCTGATCTCGCCGGACGAAAAAACCTGCGCGTTTCTCAAAGGCCGCGAGTATCTCCCCAAAGATAAATCACACGACGAACTCGCCGCCGCCTGGAAAGCCTGGGCGTCGGATGAAGGCTGCACCTACGACACCCTGGTCGAACTCAACGCGGCTGACATCGAACCGCAGATCACCTGGGGCACCTCGCCGGGCATGGTCACCGATGTCAACGGCACGACGCCTGTGCTGGGAAAAATTGACAACGAAAACCAGCGCATGACCACCAAAAAAGCGCTCGAATATATGGGCCTCGCCGAAGGCTTACCCATGAGCGAAGTCAAAATCAACAAGATGTTTCTCGGCTCCTGCACCAACGGGCGCATCGAAGACCTGCGCGAAGCCGCCAGATTCACCAAGGGATATAAAAAAGCTACCAATATTGACCTCGCGCTGGTGGTGCCCGGCTCGCAAGCCGTCAAAGACCAGGCCGAAGCAGAAGGCCTCGACAAAGTCTTCATCGACGCAGGCTTTGAGTGGCGCGAACCAGGCTGCTCGATGTGCCTCGCCATGAACGACGACGTACTCGACCCTGGCGACCGTTGCGCCTCGACCTCAAACCGCAACTTCGAAGGCCGCCAGGGCAAGGGCGGACGCACCCACCTGGTCAGCCCCGCGATGGCCGTCGCCGCCGCAATTGAAGGCCATTTTGTTGACATCAGAAACTGGGAGTTCAAATAA
- the leuD gene encoding 3-isopropylmalate dehydratase small subunit, with amino-acid sequence MEPFVKHTGTVAPLDALNVDTDQIIPKQFLKRIERTGYEDMLFYDWRYTADGKPDPDFEMNAERYHGASILLTKDNFGCGSSREHAPWSLHDYGFRCILAVSYADIFFNNCFNNGMLPIVLPSDVIDGLLADVRANEGYQLTVDLPAQKIIKPDGSSISFDVNDFKKHRLLNGLDQIGLTLQHVDKITAYEKQRGIA; translated from the coding sequence ATGGAACCATTTGTCAAACATACAGGAACGGTCGCGCCGTTAGACGCGCTTAACGTCGATACCGACCAGATCATTCCGAAGCAATTTTTGAAACGCATCGAGCGCACCGGCTACGAAGATATGCTGTTTTATGACTGGCGCTACACCGCCGACGGCAAGCCCGACCCCGATTTCGAAATGAACGCCGAACGCTACCACGGCGCCAGCATCTTATTGACCAAAGACAACTTCGGCTGCGGTTCCTCGCGCGAACACGCCCCCTGGTCGCTGCATGATTACGGTTTTCGCTGCATTTTGGCGGTGTCGTACGCCGACATCTTTTTCAACAATTGCTTTAACAACGGCATGTTGCCGATTGTGTTGCCTTCGGACGTGATCGACGGCCTGCTCGCGGATGTGCGCGCCAACGAAGGCTATCAGCTGACGGTTGATCTGCCCGCACAGAAGATCATCAAGCCGGACGGCTCGTCGATTTCATTTGATGTGAATGATTTTAAGAAGCACCGCTTATTGAACGGCCTCGACCAGATCGGCCTGACCTTACAGCATGTAGACAAGATCACCGCTTATGAAAAACAACGCGGCATCGCGTAA